Within the Hevea brasiliensis isolate MT/VB/25A 57/8 chromosome 2, ASM3005281v1, whole genome shotgun sequence genome, the region TTCTTGGTCAGGATTAATACGTGTGCATGTGTAGATAGGAGAATGGATCAACGTCAACTCACAGAACAAAACTGAAACAGAGAATGACATTATATAGATAGGCAGGGAAGCAAAGGGTATAAAAAAGCGTGGAAAGCAACACGTATAGCGTTAGTTGCCATTAGCAAGTAGCTTCTCAAGCTTTACGGTTCATTGAATCATTCACAATCTTGCTATAACACCGATAtcctttaaaaaaattcaataataattgCATCCTCTACATCAAAATCATTACCTTCCCAACAAAATGTAGAGATAAGATTACCCTTTTCTTATGGTACAGAATCAAATATCAAAATGGATATGACTTTGTTTGTGGATATTAGTTACATTTTAAgtgattttatataaattttaaaattaaattttaattaataattattaaactcgtttatatataaatataataatttaatttgattattgtaataattttatttttttataataaattatatataagttaatttatcttataaaaagtaaataacataattataaaaaaaagtaaaaggaaaaaataaattgccatataaataaattaaatagatttttttaactttaatatgttatataaataaattaaaatattctcATCAACAACAGTAACAGGATCTTTTTATCAAATGAGAGTGTGTTATAAGCCTCAACCCAAGatgaaaattttgattaaaaaaaaacgaaattgaatttgagttacggACAGGGCAACATAGTAATTACATAGAGGATAATAAGGTAAATACACCTAATAAAGTCTTCCAGGTGTTCATCCCTGTGGAATCGAAAAATTAATTCGAACTCTCAatccagagagagagagagaggttcaGTCCGCCGTGGATTTGCTCTGCTATTCTTTTTGTCCTTATTATCTCGAATGAGCTCCACCAGACCGCCACCGCCggttttcaatttctttttcttctttttttttttaattaaatataattttggaAATCCATTCGCCTGTACCTACCTGCAATGAACGTTGCTTTCTATGTTTGCTGGAAAATAATTAATAGATTTCGCAGCTCTCTTCATCTCCCTCCCTGACCTCTCTTTGTGACCTGCATTGTCCATACCTAGCCCTTCCACGACGCCGTTGGACATCTTCTCTTTcgctttcttcaaatttctctccCTCTTGTGACCTTGCTCTCTACAATCTCTTTTTTGCAGGTAAccttttttcacatttttctttcattttattagGAATTCAAAATAGTTAGGTAAAAcaagcttttcttttcttcctcttgGCCCTtggcaaaacaatttctattgttTGAAATATGATTTTGCCCTGAAAAATGATAAACTTTTGAAAGCATTTTTCCCTTAATTGAactgaaagttagggttttgttttTCTCTAGAAAATCTAATTCTTCAAgcaattttttttccctttcttcccTTTTCTGggaattattttttaaagaaagttcactcctttctttctttctttctttctttttttttaaagcgTCCTTTCACTAGGAAAACTGTAGTCTTTatgaattgtgcatatattttatTCCTCTCCAATGAACCCTTATTAATATGTTGCTTTAATGCTTTATACTACAGAATGGAAGGTACTGAAATGCCGAGTCAAGATCAAGACTTGGCCGGTGGCTCTGATGTCAACCTTGTTGATGCCAGTGTTCAGGAGGAAGTATCAACTGACCAGCCGAAGaatcaaaaaataaatgaaaatgggAAAAAATCTGCTGAAGTTAAGATTGACACATTGCCGAGTGATGTTCCTATGGGTGAGAATGAAGTTGTACCTGATAACAAAACTACTCTTGATGCCAATGTCAATGATTCTGTTAGTACTAAAGTGCCTGAAAATAAAATCGATGGTGATACTACCCATTTTCATAACCAGCTAGAAAATGTTACTCCCCCTCCTCAGGGGAAGCATTCAACTCCCAGATCAAGGCATGAGAGTGTTTCAAAGTCCAAGAGTGTGTGGACTGATGTTGAGGTGATTTAGTGAACTATGTGTTATAGTGAATATTAGAAGTACAAGAATCATTGCAACAAATCATACAAGTATTGTTTGAATTGCAGATGGGGGAGGCTGATGAATCAGGCACCCCAGAGGAGAGAGCAGCATTCATGAGGGAGCTGGAAACTTTTTACAGGGAACATGCCCTGGAATTCAAGCCCCCTAAATTTTATGGAGAGCCATTAAACTGTTTGAAGTAAGTTTCATGTAATAGTAGTTTTAGTGGATCTGTGCCTGGTTTCAGATGTGAACTAACCTTTTTGGGCCTTGTCTGTGTGAATTAGGTTATTTAGAGCTGTTATCAGACTTGGTGGCTATGAAGTGGTATGCTTATTTTGCTTTTGAACTTATGGCTATTTTTATTGCTCTGTTCTGCATATCTGTTAACATTATCACTTTCATCTACCAGTTTCTATTAGTTAATTTTGGCATTGCTTGCTAGAGGCCTGTACTTGAATGGACTATTGCTTTGTTATATCACAAATATCCTGATATCCGGAAATGATTGAGTCATGAGGATGAAAATCTGTTGAGGTCACGAATGTCTATtgctacataagtcttaattgtggtttattttattttattttatttatttttgttgcACTGTGTGTTGAATTGCTTTGTAGCCAGAAGCATCAAGGGTTGCTTTTAAGGTGTTTTTACATTTTAGAACATTTTGATTACctcttataattttttattactcTTAGCCAAAGCATTGTGCCCAAAGTAGCTACAATAACAATATTCTGGATTCTGGACAGACTGGTTTTAGTTATGGAAATAGTTGGAATGTTGTATACTTGCTCCATATGTGCACTTCCTTCCTAGATCTATCTAATAACCCACCTCAACAAGGTAAAGGGTGACCCAGTGCATGAAGCATCCTACCTCAACAAGGTAGACACCTAAATGCATGCCACATTGGATATGAAGTCATGAACACAAGTTGAAGTAAAATGGCTACCAAATAAGTACAGTACATTTGGTACTTAGCAGACTAGGAAATATCCAGCCtcattgggttttttttttttttgtcccaaTAATAGTTGCTAAAAGAAATAAACCCAGGATAAGGGAAGAAAGCTGCATGTTCTGGGCTCTTTATTGGACATTGATCTATTAGCCATATCTTAAAATTGATGTTTAAAATAAAAGATAACTTTCAAACCACTAATTGTTTGATGTTAGTTTAAATCATCAATAAGAATCTGGAATTGCATCTGATTAATGGATTTGAGTGGCAAGTTTTGGCTGAATATGCTTATGTGTTGTGATGAAATTATTATGTGCTTTAATACTTTGGTTACATGGATTTGaatatatattttactattctcaTATGGCGGAACTGCTTTTATTTTCCCATATCTGTAGGTCACTGCTTCCAAGTTGTGGCGGCAAGTAGGCGAGTCTTTCCATCCTCCTAAGTAAGGAGTTGTAAAGATATCTTTAAACAATAATGTAATATTTATGGAGTTGGAATGGAGTAACTGGAGTTGTTCAGCCATTTTTCTGTTGCATTCTTTATAAAGTTTTAAGTTTCTGACAGCTGATAGTTCAACTCAGCCTGCAGAAAGCTGACTCTATATCATAATTTTTATCTGCTTTTATATAATTCAAACTTTCTTGTTTGTAGACATCAAACTTTTGACATGTTAGCATAATTTATATTGACATTCGATGAGTAGAAGTTGGAAAATATGCTTGCTATCCCAACAACCAATATTCAATtctcgaactctttcttacaggACCTGCACAACAGTTTCTTGGACATTCCGAATTTTCTACGAGAAGGTAATGCCTTTCAATTGGGAAAATGCTCGATGTTTGAGATTCCAATTGAATTATTGTCAAACACTATGATGTGGGACCATAATGGGTTAAATATCTTAGATTATAATTCCATTTTTCTCTCTTCTAGCTTTGAAAATGGTGTTTGGGCAATCTATAACAGAAGCATCATTTTGAAGTGAGCTTGTCATTTACAATGCTATCTCCTTTCTCTCCCTTAGAAGGGGGGAGAGAGGAAGAGAGTAAGTGATAGTTGACTCAGATTATAAAATTAATGCTGATGCACAACTTTCTATGCATTATCTTTCCAAGAGTGGAACTGAGATTGGATCCCTTCCTGTGGCATTTGAATGCCATAAGAAATAAGATTGATATCTTTTGCCTAGAAATCTGCATCTCAAATTTTTAGCAGTACCAGTTACATATCTGTCATCATTTGCATAAAAAACTTCCTTCATTTGTTTGCATATTTTATTGTGTCCTCTATTCCTTATCCTTTCAGTTACTGCAGGCACTTTTGGAATATGAAAAGCATAAGACCCAAAATGGTGAGCTTCAGCTTCCTGGTTCACCCCTGCATCAGCCTTCTGTTGTAGAGAAGGAGGTACAGTTTCTTTCCTTCTCATGATAGTTGTTCTGTAGCACTTGGAAAAGCTTTAAGAGTGAGGTCATTAAATGCTATTGTTGTGACTTGCTGCCAATATGAATAGAATGTTTCATGTTAAAGCATTGAGAACTATAGAAAATTTGTAAGGTTCTGTATTgtctttataataataataataatgatgacgATGATGATGATGACAATCactgagagagagggagaggctATGACTACTCATATGGTTAAGAGCTAGGCTTGAGTTCTTTTGTGTCTGAAATTGAAATTTGCTTAAGCTTGAGTTCTTTTAGGTTATCAATATTTAGACATAAATACACAACCATAGATGGTTTCAGGTTTCAAATTGGTTGTTTAAACATATAAACTTGGGCAACTCATAGGCTTCCATGAGGAAAATTGCAATTTCTAGAATGGTAAAAACCATTTATTTGTTGAAGCTTCACTGTGTGAAAACCACATTTATGAGGTTTTACTTATCTGACCTATAATGACCTTTTTTTTTCCCAAACTATAATGACCTTCAAAACAGAGAAATAGGGAGAGAGAGATAGAAATAGACTGGGTTGAGAAAAAGAAACAGAAAGGGGAGAAGATTTAGAGAGAATGAAAGAAGAAGATAATTCTTTGTGTTGGTTCTTGAATGAGTGATGACAAGTACTGTTTCTATTTTTATACTTCCTCTAGCTAGTAACTGCTTCTATCAGTTATAATACTCTTCCAAGACATTTGTAACTGTAATACTAGCTTTTCCCTCCGTAACCCCCTCTCCTAACATGAAGTTGTAGGCTTGTGCAAATACAAGCCTTATTCTGCTTGTTAGGTGCAATATTATATTTAATCTTTTGTATGCTGGTGCTTGTGAATTGAAGTAGCTGGGAACAAagcttattattaaaatttatttatttgctttatgatttttatttgatgTCCATCTGTCTCTCATCCACGTTCCTGAATTTCATGTGcaagtatttttatttaatgTCATCTCTCTCTCATCCACATTCTTGAGTTTCATGTGCAGGTAAGTGGCTACCAAGCACCAGGATCTGGTAGGGCAAGAAGGGATGCTGCAGCTCGTGCTATGCAGGGTTGGCATGCCCATCGTCTTCTTGGATATGGCGAGGTTAGCGAGCCAATCATTAAGGTTTGTTCTAACTTCAAGCCTGATCATCGTGTCTTCATGTGAGATTTTATATTTGACATTCAATGAGGTACAATAATGTTTTTCATCTTTTCTTAAACAGGACAAGAACCTGAATTCTGCACCAAGGCGTGAAAAACCCCTAAAAAGCATTGGTACTCCCTATTACTTGAAATCTTTTTGGCCAGCATATAGTTGATGCTAAGTTACACTCTCATTCTAATAATGATTGTCAAGTCAGGTATGCATAAACAGAAGACTAACCTGGAGCATCCC harbors:
- the LOC110669278 gene encoding AT-rich interactive domain-containing protein 5 isoform X2, whose product is MEGTEMPSQDQDLAGGSDVNLVDASVQEEVSTDQPKNQKINENGKKSAEVKIDTLPSDVPMGENEVVPDNKTTLDANVNDSVSTKVPENKIDGDTTHFHNQLENVTPPPQGKHSTPRSRHESVSKSKSVWTDVEMGEADESGTPEERAAFMRELETFYREHALEFKPPKFYGEPLNCLKLFRAVIRLGGYEVVTASKLWRQVGESFHPPKTCTTVSWTFRIFYEKALLEYEKHKTQNGELQLPGSPLHQPSVVEKEVSGYQAPGSGRARRDAAARAMQGWHAHRLLGYGEVSEPIIKDKNLNSAPRREKPLKSIGMHKQKTNLEHPEKIASIETDKELEMEIVDVGPSADWVKINVRESKDCFEVYALVPGLLREESSLPCVEFRCEFNQILLDAWL
- the LOC110669278 gene encoding AT-rich interactive domain-containing protein 6 isoform X1; translation: MEGTEMPSQDQDLAGGSDVNLVDASVQEEVSTDQPKNQKINENGKKSAEVKIDTLPSDVPMGENEVVPDNKTTLDANVNDSVSTKVPENKIDGDTTHFHNQLENVTPPPQGKHSTPRSRHESVSKSKSVWTDVEMGEADESGTPEERAAFMRELETFYREHALEFKPPKFYGEPLNCLKLFRAVIRLGGYEVVTASKLWRQVGESFHPPKTCTTVSWTFRIFYEKALLEYEKHKTQNGELQLPGSPLHQPSVVEKEVSGYQAPGSGRARRDAAARAMQGWHAHRLLGYGEVSEPIIKDKNLNSAPRREKPLKSIGMHKQKTNLEHPEKIASIETDKELEMEIVDVGPSADWVKINVRESKDCFEVYALVPGLLREEVRVQSDPAGRLVITGQPEQLDNPWGITPFKKVISLPSRIDPLQTSAVVSLHGRLYVRVPFERGSA